A window of Apium graveolens cultivar Ventura chromosome 8, ASM990537v1, whole genome shotgun sequence contains these coding sequences:
- the LOC141679510 gene encoding uncharacterized protein LOC141679510 yields the protein MCRYGIPRILVTDNKKQFDNAEFREYCDDNNIELRFTSVAHPQANEHAEVANIIILDGLKKRVERSRNTWVDELLPILCAYRTTCKVTTEATPFMPAYRAEAVLPLEITHGSPRIEDYESETNEEGMRLALDPIDGVRDEASARNAEH from the coding sequence atgtgccgatatggaatcccACGCATCCTTGTCACGGATAATAAGAAACAATTTGATAATGCAGAGTTCAGAGAGTACTGCGACGATAACAACATAGAACTTCGCTTCACCTCGGTTGCACATCCTCAGGCAAACGAGCACGCAGAAGTTGCTAACATAATTATCCTTGATGGACTTAAAAAGAGGGTTGAACGCTCGAGAAATACTTGGGTGGATGAGTTGCTGCCTATACTATGCGCATATCGTACCACCTGCAAAGTGACAACTGAAGCTACCCCATTCATGCCGGCTTACAGAGCCGAGGCAGTGCTGCCCCTTGAAATCACACATGGATCCCCTAGGATCGAAGATTATGAATCAGAAACCAatgaagaaggcatgaggctcgcTCTCGATCCCATTGACGGCGTCAGAGATGAGGCCAGCGCCCGCAATGCAGAGC